A region of Pseudomonas sp. Marseille-Q3773 DNA encodes the following proteins:
- the acnB gene encoding bifunctional aconitate hydratase 2/2-methylisocitrate dehydratase: MLEAYRKHIEERAALGIVPQPLNAEQTAGLVELLKNPPAGEEAFLVDLITHRVPPGVDEAAYVKAAFLSAIAKGEAKSPLIDRKHATELLGTMQGGYNIETLVALLDDAELGAVAAEQLKHTLLMFDAFHDVAEKAKAGNVHAKAVLESWAAGEWFTSRPAIADKYTLTVFKVPGETNTDDLSPAPDAWSRPDIPLHALAMLKMARDGIEPQQPGSVGPLAQIEAVKAKGFPVAYVGDVVGTGSSRKSATNSVLWFFGDDIPYVPNKRAGGFCFGTKIAPIFYNTMEDAGALPIEFDCTNLAMGDVIDVYPFKGEVRRHGSDELVTTFQLKTEVLLDEVRAGGRIPLIVGRGLTEKARAELGLGASDLFKKPEQPADSGKGFTLAQKMVGRACGLPEGKGVRPGTYCEPKMTTVGSQDTTGPMTRDELKDLACLGFSADLVMQSFCHTAAYPKPIDVTTHHTLPDFIRTRGGVSLRPGDGIIHSWLNRMLMPDTVGTGGDSHTRFPIGISFPAGSGLVAFAAATGVMPLDMPESVLVRFKGKLQPGITLRDLVHAIPYYAIQKGLLTVEKKGKKNIFSGRILEIEGLNDLTVEQAFELSDASAERSAAGCTIKLPEKAIAEYLQSNITLLRWMIGEGYGDARTLERRAQAMEAWLAKPELLSADADAEYAEIIEIDLADVKEPVLCAPNDPDDARLLSSVQGEKIDEVFIGSCMTNIGHFRAAGKLLDKVKGGIPTRLWLAPPTKMDAHQLTEEGYYGIYGKAGARMEMPGCSLCMGNQARVQTGSTVVSTSTRNFPNRLGDATNVYLASAELAAVASIIGKLPTVEEYMQYAKDIDSMAADVYRYLSFDQIAEFREAAANAKIPVVQA; this comes from the coding sequence GTGCTTGAAGCCTACCGCAAACACATCGAAGAGCGTGCCGCCCTGGGCATCGTGCCCCAGCCGCTGAACGCCGAACAAACTGCAGGCCTGGTCGAGCTGCTGAAAAACCCGCCGGCCGGCGAAGAAGCCTTCCTCGTAGACCTGATCACCCACCGCGTACCACCAGGGGTCGACGAAGCCGCCTACGTCAAGGCCGCTTTCCTGTCCGCTATCGCCAAGGGCGAAGCCAAGTCGCCTTTGATCGACCGCAAGCACGCCACCGAACTGCTGGGCACCATGCAGGGCGGCTACAACATCGAAACGCTGGTTGCGCTGCTGGATGACGCCGAACTGGGCGCCGTCGCGGCCGAACAGCTCAAGCACACCCTGCTGATGTTCGATGCCTTCCACGACGTGGCCGAAAAAGCCAAGGCTGGCAACGTCCATGCCAAGGCCGTGCTGGAATCCTGGGCTGCCGGCGAGTGGTTCACCTCGCGCCCGGCGATCGCCGACAAATACACCCTGACCGTGTTCAAGGTGCCTGGCGAAACCAACACCGACGACCTGTCGCCTGCCCCGGACGCCTGGTCGCGCCCTGACATCCCGCTGCACGCCCTGGCCATGCTGAAAATGGCCCGCGACGGCATCGAGCCGCAGCAGCCTGGTTCGGTCGGCCCGCTGGCCCAGATCGAAGCGGTCAAGGCCAAGGGCTTCCCGGTTGCCTACGTCGGTGACGTGGTCGGTACCGGCTCATCGCGTAAATCGGCTACCAACTCGGTACTGTGGTTCTTCGGCGACGACATCCCGTACGTACCGAACAAGCGCGCCGGTGGTTTCTGCTTCGGCACCAAGATCGCCCCGATCTTCTACAACACCATGGAAGACGCTGGCGCCCTGCCGATCGAATTCGACTGCACCAACCTGGCCATGGGCGACGTCATCGACGTTTACCCGTTCAAGGGCGAAGTGCGCCGTCACGGCAGCGACGAACTGGTCACCACCTTCCAGCTGAAAACCGAAGTGCTGCTGGATGAAGTCCGCGCTGGCGGCCGTATCCCGCTGATCGTCGGTCGCGGCCTGACCGAGAAGGCCCGCGCCGAACTGGGCCTGGGTGCTTCCGACCTGTTCAAGAAGCCGGAGCAGCCTGCTGATTCGGGCAAAGGCTTCACCCTGGCGCAGAAGATGGTCGGCCGTGCCTGCGGCCTGCCGGAAGGCAAGGGCGTGCGCCCAGGTACCTACTGCGAGCCGAAGATGACCACCGTCGGTTCCCAGGACACCACTGGCCCGATGACCCGCGACGAGCTGAAAGACCTGGCGTGCCTGGGCTTCTCCGCTGACCTGGTAATGCAGTCGTTCTGCCACACCGCGGCTTATCCGAAGCCGATCGACGTGACCACCCACCACACCCTGCCAGACTTCATCCGCACCCGTGGCGGCGTGTCGCTGCGCCCGGGCGACGGCATCATCCACAGCTGGCTGAACCGCATGCTGATGCCCGACACCGTGGGTACCGGTGGCGACTCGCACACCCGCTTCCCGATCGGCATTTCGTTCCCGGCCGGTTCCGGCCTGGTAGCCTTCGCTGCTGCCACCGGCGTCATGCCGCTGGACATGCCGGAATCGGTACTGGTGCGCTTCAAGGGCAAACTGCAGCCAGGCATCACCCTGCGTGACCTGGTCCATGCCATCCCTTACTACGCCATCCAGAAGGGCCTGCTGACCGTCGAGAAGAAAGGCAAGAAGAACATCTTCTCCGGCCGCATTCTCGAGATCGAAGGCCTGAACGACCTGACCGTCGAGCAAGCCTTCGAGCTGTCCGACGCCTCGGCTGAGCGTTCCGCTGCCGGTTGCACCATCAAGCTGCCGGAAAAGGCCATCGCCGAGTACCTGCAGTCGAACATCACCCTGCTGCGCTGGATGATCGGCGAAGGCTACGGCGACGCCCGCACCCTGGAGCGCCGCGCCCAGGCCATGGAAGCCTGGCTGGCCAAGCCTGAGCTGCTGTCGGCCGACGCCGATGCCGAATACGCTGAAATCATCGAAATCGACCTGGCCGACGTCAAGGAGCCTGTGCTCTGCGCGCCGAACGACCCGGACGATGCACGCCTGCTGTCCTCGGTACAGGGCGAGAAGATCGACGAAGTGTTCATCGGTTCGTGCATGACCAACATCGGTCACTTCCGCGCCGCCGGCAAGCTGCTGGACAAAGTCAAGGGCGGTATCCCTACCCGTCTGTGGCTGGCTCCGCCAACCAAGATGGACGCCCACCAGCTGACCGAAGAAGGCTACTACGGCATCTACGGCAAGGCCGGTGCGCGCATGGAAATGCCAGGCTGCTCGCTGTGCATGGGTAACCAGGCGCGTGTGCAGACCGGCTCGACCGTGGTGTCCACTTCGACCCGTAACTTCCCGAACCGTCTGGGCGACGCCACCAACGTGTACCTGGCATCGGCCGAACTGGCTGCTGTCGCTTCGATCATCGGCAAGCTGCCGACCGTCGAAGAGTACATGCAGTACGCGAAAGACATCGACAGCATGGCTGCCGACGTCTACCGCTACCTGAGCTTCGACCAGATCGCCGAGTTCCGCGAAGCGGCAGCCAACGCCAAGATCCCTGTGGTCCAGGCGTAA
- a CDS encoding DUF1289 domain-containing protein: MSNKSIKTPCVGLCSTVYGDTVCRGCKRFHHEVIHWNGYDDAQKRAVWLRLEQLLVQVMMAKLEVFDKGLLRQQLEQRSIRFVEQQSEYCWAYQLIARGARMIRDLEAYGMVLLPEFRDWELPQLRDAIDREFFLLSEAHYQRYIAPAFLNSALE; the protein is encoded by the coding sequence ATGTCCAACAAGTCCATCAAGACCCCTTGCGTCGGCCTCTGCTCCACGGTCTATGGAGACACGGTGTGCCGTGGCTGCAAGCGGTTTCACCACGAAGTGATCCACTGGAATGGCTACGACGATGCGCAAAAGCGCGCCGTGTGGCTGCGCCTGGAGCAGCTGCTGGTGCAGGTGATGATGGCCAAGCTGGAAGTGTTCGACAAAGGGCTGCTGCGCCAGCAGCTGGAGCAGCGCTCCATCCGCTTTGTCGAACAGCAATCGGAATATTGCTGGGCGTACCAGCTGATCGCCCGCGGCGCACGGATGATCCGTGACCTGGAAGCCTACGGCATGGTACTGCTGCCGGAATTCCGCGACTGGGAGCTGCCGCAGTTGCGCGACGCCATCGACCGCGAGTTCTTCCTGTTGTCGGAAGCGCATTACCAGCGCTACATCGCGCCGGCGTTCCTGAACAGCGCGCTGGAATAG
- the queD gene encoding 6-carboxytetrahydropterin synthase QueD, giving the protein MEIFKEFTFESAHRLPNVPAGHKCGRLHGHSFKVGLHLTGPLDPHTGWIRDFAEVKAIFKPIYEQLDHNYLNDIPGLENPTSEVIAKWIWDQVKPLMPELSKVRIHETCTSGCEYTGD; this is encoded by the coding sequence GTGGAAATCTTCAAGGAATTCACATTCGAATCGGCCCATCGCCTGCCCAATGTCCCGGCCGGGCACAAATGCGGCCGCCTGCACGGCCACTCGTTCAAGGTCGGCCTGCACCTCACCGGCCCGCTCGACCCGCATACCGGCTGGATCCGTGATTTTGCCGAGGTGAAGGCGATCTTCAAGCCGATCTACGAGCAGCTGGACCACAACTACCTCAACGACATTCCGGGGCTCGAGAACCCGACCAGCGAAGTCATTGCGAAATGGATCTGGGACCAGGTCAAACCGCTGATGCCGGAGCTTTCCAAGGTGCGCATTCACGAAACCTGCACCAGCGGCTGCGAGTACACCGGCGACTGA
- a CDS encoding patatin-like phospholipase family protein codes for MSAIHVKYPALTFKAGQRALRQIRERGLQALDVGVLPGAAGGPKPLGIQGLDLALFGEWLPSAPRQRALIGASIGAWRFASACLDDPVAGIRRLGELYTEQDFAKGVTPTEISRSCQRMLDDLLQGRDGELLANPNYRLNILVVKSHGHLAHDHRGRLGLGLGSVVASNLLGRARLARHFERIILHDGRATPPLEALTDFPSRCLPLELANLRQALLASGSIPLVMQGVRDIPGAGAGTYRDGGLLDYHLDLPYRGDDLVLYPHFADKVVPGWFDKALPWRKGDATRLQNVLLMTPSPQYLAALPYGKLPDRNDFKRFMGDAPSRKRYWYKAIAESQRLGDELLELIATGRLHERLQAL; via the coding sequence ATGAGCGCCATCCACGTCAAATACCCAGCCCTCACCTTCAAGGCCGGCCAGCGTGCCCTGCGGCAGATCCGCGAACGCGGCCTGCAGGCGCTCGACGTGGGCGTGCTGCCGGGTGCGGCGGGCGGGCCGAAGCCGTTGGGAATCCAGGGCCTGGACCTGGCACTGTTCGGTGAATGGCTGCCATCGGCGCCACGCCAGCGTGCCCTCATTGGTGCCTCGATCGGCGCCTGGCGCTTTGCCAGTGCCTGCCTCGACGACCCGGTCGCAGGTATCCGACGCCTGGGCGAACTGTACACCGAGCAGGATTTTGCCAAGGGCGTCACACCCACCGAGATCAGCCGCAGTTGCCAGCGCATGCTCGATGACCTGCTGCAAGGTCGCGACGGTGAGTTGCTGGCCAACCCGAACTATCGCCTGAACATCCTGGTGGTGAAGAGCCATGGCCACCTCGCCCATGACCACCGCGGCCGCCTGGGCCTTGGCCTGGGCTCGGTGGTGGCCAGCAACCTGCTTGGCCGGGCGCGGCTGGCCCGCCACTTCGAGCGCATCATCCTGCACGACGGCCGCGCTACCCCGCCGCTCGAGGCACTCACCGATTTCCCCTCGCGTTGCCTGCCCCTGGAACTGGCCAACCTGCGCCAGGCCCTGCTCGCCTCAGGCTCGATTCCGCTGGTCATGCAAGGGGTCCGCGACATTCCTGGTGCGGGCGCGGGCACCTATCGCGACGGCGGCCTGCTCGATTACCACCTCGACCTGCCCTACCGCGGCGACGACCTGGTGCTGTACCCGCACTTTGCCGACAAGGTGGTACCCGGCTGGTTCGACAAGGCCCTGCCGTGGCGCAAGGGCGACGCCACGCGCCTGCAGAACGTGCTGCTGATGACACCGTCGCCGCAATACCTGGCCGCCCTGCCCTATGGCAAGCTGCCCGACCGTAACGACTTCAAGCGTTTCATGGGCGACGCTCCAAGCCGCAAGCGTTACTGGTACAAAGCCATTGCCGAAAGCCAGCGCCTGGGCGACGAGCTGCTGGAGCTGATCGCCACCGGGCGGTTGCACGAACGCCTGCAAGCCTTGTAG
- a CDS encoding PepSY domain-containing protein, translated as MKTLTALFTAAALAVGANAAFAKDVQPDEVVKLVNAKTVKSLDELKAAAVAKHPGATVTDSELEDEYGRYIYKVELRDTQNVEWDVDLDAKTGEVLKDERDN; from the coding sequence ATGAAAACCTTGACTGCCCTGTTCACCGCCGCCGCCCTTGCCGTGGGCGCCAACGCCGCCTTTGCCAAGGACGTGCAGCCCGACGAAGTGGTCAAACTGGTCAATGCCAAGACCGTCAAGTCGCTGGATGAACTCAAGGCCGCCGCCGTGGCCAAGCACCCCGGCGCCACCGTTACCGACTCGGAGCTGGAAGACGAATACGGCCGCTACATCTACAAGGTCGAGCTGCGTGATACGCAGAATGTCGAGTGGGACGTCGACCTGGATGCCAAGACCGGAGAAGTTCTGAAGGACGAGCGGGACAACTGA
- a CDS encoding PepSY domain-containing protein: MIHLPRSARYLALTLLAACSLAMARDLDQDEALELRQKGIILPLEHLLEAALGRHPGARLLEAELEEDDDRYEYEVELLTTEGVVREIKLDASTGTLLKDEEDD; the protein is encoded by the coding sequence ATGATCCACCTACCGCGGTCGGCACGCTACCTTGCGCTGACGCTGCTGGCCGCATGCTCGCTGGCCATGGCCCGCGACCTTGACCAGGACGAAGCCCTGGAGTTGCGCCAGAAAGGCATCATCCTGCCGCTCGAGCACCTGCTGGAAGCCGCCCTGGGCCGTCACCCCGGGGCGCGCCTGCTGGAGGCCGAGCTGGAAGAAGATGATGATCGCTATGAATACGAGGTCGAGTTGCTGACGACCGAAGGTGTGGTGCGCGAGATCAAGCTCGATGCCAGCACCGGTACCCTGCTCAAGGACGAGGAAGACGACTGA
- a CDS encoding response regulator transcription factor, with amino-acid sequence MRLLLVEDNVPLADELTGGLQRQGYAVDWLADGRDAVYQGQSEPYDLIILDLGLPGLPGLEVLAQWRAAGLATPVLILTARGSWAERIEGLKAGADDYLSKPFHPEELQLRIQALLRRARGLANQPTLEAAGLHLDESRQCVIRDGVDIQLTAAEFRLLRYFMLHPQQILSKGHLAEHLYDGETERDSNVLEVHVNHLRRKLGRSVIETRRGQGYIYAGSAA; translated from the coding sequence ATGCGCCTGTTGCTAGTCGAAGATAATGTCCCGCTCGCCGATGAACTGACCGGCGGCCTGCAACGCCAGGGCTATGCTGTCGATTGGCTGGCCGATGGCCGTGACGCCGTGTACCAGGGCCAGAGCGAACCTTACGACCTGATCATCCTCGACCTTGGCTTGCCAGGCTTGCCGGGCCTCGAGGTGTTGGCCCAATGGCGCGCCGCCGGCCTGGCCACGCCGGTGCTGATCCTCACCGCGCGCGGCTCGTGGGCCGAGCGTATCGAAGGGTTGAAGGCCGGGGCTGATGATTACCTGAGCAAGCCCTTCCACCCCGAAGAGCTGCAACTGCGCATTCAGGCATTGCTGCGTCGAGCCCGTGGGCTGGCCAACCAGCCGACGCTGGAAGCGGCCGGCCTGCACCTGGATGAAAGCCGCCAGTGCGTAATCCGAGATGGTGTGGATATCCAGCTGACCGCCGCCGAGTTCCGCCTGTTGCGCTACTTCATGCTGCATCCGCAGCAGATCCTGTCCAAGGGCCATCTGGCCGAACACCTTTACGACGGTGAGACCGAGCGCGATTCCAACGTGCTGGAAGTGCACGTCAACCATCTGCGGCGCAAGCTGGGCCGCAGTGTCATCGAGACCCGCCGCGGGCAAGGTTACATCTATGCCGGGAGCGCGGCGTGA
- a CDS encoding sensor histidine kinase has product MKSIQARLSLGLVAVLVVVGLVLAQLTLWLFEAGLQRYLENGLRKESENLLVALVRGPSGLQLDERRISAAYQRPFSGYYFRIDFDKGTWRSRSLWDLDMPRPAAPGLSDSHALGPEGQQLLALRADYRRLGQDISISVAQDYSPVREGFRRMQQIGLGMGLVALILVLVLQRVTVTRSLRPLERARQQIAQLQQGQRSQLDAQVPSELAPLVGQINHLLTHTEDSLRRSRNALGNLGHALKTPLAVLLSLASSERLNDLPEVRAQMREQLEQIQQRLARELNRARLAGDALPGAQFDCDAELPGLLGTLGMIHGEGLLLASDVPPGLLLPWDREDVLELLGNLLDNACKWADSEVRLGIAVDAEGYRLWVDDDGPGIPEAQRQQVLERGSRLDEQVDGHGLGLGIVRDIIEAWGGRLALLESPLGGLRVSIDLPRKAR; this is encoded by the coding sequence GTGAAGTCGATCCAGGCGCGTCTGAGCCTGGGCCTGGTGGCGGTACTGGTGGTGGTCGGCCTGGTGCTGGCGCAACTGACCTTGTGGCTATTCGAGGCCGGCCTGCAGCGCTACCTGGAAAACGGCCTGCGCAAGGAAAGCGAAAACCTGCTGGTAGCGCTGGTGCGCGGGCCTTCGGGCCTGCAGCTGGATGAGCGGCGTATCTCGGCGGCTTACCAGCGGCCGTTTTCCGGCTATTACTTCCGCATCGATTTCGACAAAGGCACCTGGCGTTCTCGCTCGCTGTGGGACCTGGACATGCCCAGGCCTGCTGCGCCGGGGCTTTCCGACAGCCACGCGCTTGGGCCCGAAGGCCAGCAATTGCTGGCCTTGCGCGCCGACTACCGGCGCCTGGGCCAGGACATCTCGATCAGCGTGGCGCAGGACTATTCGCCAGTCCGCGAAGGGTTCCGGCGCATGCAGCAGATCGGCCTGGGCATGGGCCTGGTCGCACTGATCCTGGTGCTGGTGTTGCAGCGCGTCACCGTGACCCGCTCGCTGCGGCCGCTGGAGCGCGCGCGCCAGCAGATTGCCCAGTTGCAGCAGGGCCAGCGCTCACAGCTGGACGCCCAGGTGCCCAGCGAACTGGCGCCGCTGGTGGGGCAGATCAACCATTTGTTGACGCATACCGAAGACAGCCTGCGCCGTTCGCGCAATGCCCTGGGCAACCTTGGCCATGCGCTGAAGACACCGCTGGCGGTGCTGCTGAGCCTGGCTTCCAGCGAGCGCCTGAACGACTTGCCTGAGGTCCGTGCACAGATGCGCGAGCAACTGGAGCAGATCCAGCAACGCTTGGCGCGCGAGCTGAACCGGGCGCGGCTGGCGGGTGATGCGCTGCCAGGTGCGCAGTTCGATTGTGATGCCGAATTGCCGGGGCTGCTGGGGACGCTGGGCATGATTCATGGAGAGGGCTTGTTGCTGGCCAGCGACGTGCCGCCCGGGCTTTTGCTGCCATGGGACCGCGAGGATGTCCTCGAATTGCTCGGCAACCTGCTCGACAATGCCTGCAAGTGGGCCGACAGCGAGGTGCGTCTGGGCATTGCAGTGGATGCCGAGGGCTATCGGCTGTGGGTCGATGACGATGGCCCGGGCATCCCCGAGGCGCAGCGGCAGCAAGTGCTGGAACGCGGTTCGCGGCTGGACGAGCAGGTTGACGGGCATGGCCTGGGGTTGGGCATCGTACGCGATATCATCGAAGCCTGGGGCGGGCGCCTGGCGCTGCTGGAGAGCCCGCTGGGTGGGCTGCGGGTCAGCATCGACCTGCCGCGCAAGGCTCGATAA
- a CDS encoding HPP family protein → MSASRSESRLQRLLPAPLNIPPREWLRAAIGALLGLFLAGWLTSMAFGPGIALHLLGPLAASAVLVFAVHSGPLAQPWPVLGSYAVAGVVGLAMRQGFGTELWVAAAALGISLLVMCLLRCLHPPGGGVAVSAVLADSGLSAMGDRLLEPVVLNALILVAVAVIYNRLTGVRYPKGAAPRKDLHHTHDPLPSERVGIRGEDLDQALDELGEFVDVTRDELERIILATEQHALQRSLGGITAASVMSRDVQFASPDTTLEQAWRMLASHHLKTLPVLQHGKLVGIVSLSDLVGPAMLRGRFSWRGLFGRKAVHMEQIMSRRVVSVSSQHPLERLLPLLCEQGLHCLPVVDGEQLVGVITQTDLIAGLKRQLLSRTEDSGQRVPAL, encoded by the coding sequence ATGTCTGCCTCGCGTTCCGAAAGTCGTCTGCAGCGGCTGTTGCCTGCACCGCTGAACATCCCCCCCAGAGAATGGTTGCGTGCCGCTATCGGTGCATTGCTCGGCCTGTTCCTCGCTGGCTGGCTGACCAGCATGGCCTTTGGCCCCGGCATCGCCTTGCACCTGCTCGGCCCGCTGGCGGCATCGGCGGTGCTGGTGTTCGCCGTGCATTCCGGCCCGTTGGCCCAGCCCTGGCCGGTGCTGGGCAGCTACGCCGTGGCCGGCGTGGTCGGCCTGGCCATGCGCCAGGGCTTCGGCACTGAGTTGTGGGTGGCCGCCGCTGCCTTGGGTATCTCGCTCCTGGTGATGTGCCTGCTGCGCTGCCTGCACCCACCAGGTGGCGGCGTGGCGGTGAGCGCGGTGCTGGCCGACTCGGGGCTGAGCGCCATGGGCGACCGGCTGTTGGAGCCGGTAGTGCTCAATGCGCTCATCCTGGTGGCGGTGGCAGTCATCTACAACCGCCTGACGGGCGTGCGCTACCCGAAAGGCGCTGCACCACGCAAGGACCTGCACCATACCCATGACCCGCTGCCCAGCGAGCGGGTCGGCATCCGTGGGGAAGACCTGGACCAGGCGCTGGATGAACTGGGCGAGTTCGTCGATGTCACCCGTGACGAACTGGAACGCATCATCCTGGCCACCGAACAGCACGCCCTGCAACGCAGCCTCGGCGGTATCACCGCAGCCTCGGTCATGTCCCGCGATGTTCAGTTCGCCTCGCCCGACACCACCCTGGAGCAGGCCTGGCGGATGCTGGCCAGCCATCACCTGAAAACCCTGCCGGTGCTTCAGCACGGCAAGCTGGTGGGTATCGTCAGCCTCAGCGACCTGGTCGGCCCGGCCATGCTGCGTGGCCGTTTCAGTTGGCGCGGCTTGTTCGGCCGCAAGGCCGTGCACATGGAACAGATAATGAGCCGCCGGGTCGTCAGCGTCAGCAGTCAGCACCCGCTGGAGCGATTGCTGCCGTTGTTGTGCGAGCAGGGCCTGCATTGCCTGCCGGTGGTCGATGGCGAGCAGTTGGTAGGAGTGATCACCCAGACCGACCTGATCGCCGGCCTCAAGCGCCAGTTGCTCAGCCGAACCGAGGATTCAGGCCAGCGGGTCCCAGCGTTGTGA
- a CDS encoding LysR family transcriptional regulator, whose product MDIDQARTFLEIVRCGSLVAAAERLFVSQTAITARVQRLEQQLGCQLFVRSRSGASLTSDGEAFVSYANQLVQTWEAARRDLPLPQGCQQVLHVGGEVSLGNPMLLDWVSALHRELPTHAIRSEVSDGDALLRKVEMGLLDAALVYQPSYGPGLQVEQLMEEKLIRVRRVDRPEPYIYIDWGEAFRRQHDAALPDCARPALSFNLGPLALQFILDQGGSGYFRTRVVQAYLDSGVFERVPQAPEFTYPTFLVYPRKRDSDDLQQAFAILRRLIAAGSSDWSQRWDPLA is encoded by the coding sequence ATGGATATCGACCAGGCCCGAACCTTTCTGGAAATCGTGCGTTGCGGCAGCCTGGTTGCCGCCGCCGAGCGCCTGTTCGTGTCGCAGACGGCGATTACCGCGCGGGTGCAGCGCCTGGAGCAGCAACTGGGTTGCCAACTGTTCGTGCGCAGCCGCAGCGGCGCCAGCCTGACCAGTGACGGCGAGGCGTTCGTCAGTTATGCCAACCAGCTGGTACAGACCTGGGAAGCCGCGCGCCGCGACCTGCCCCTGCCGCAAGGTTGCCAGCAAGTGCTGCATGTCGGCGGCGAGGTCAGCCTGGGCAACCCGATGCTGCTCGACTGGGTCAGTGCCCTGCACCGCGAGCTACCCACCCATGCCATCCGTAGCGAGGTCAGCGATGGTGACGCGCTGCTGCGCAAGGTCGAGATGGGCCTGCTGGATGCCGCGCTGGTCTACCAGCCGAGCTACGGCCCGGGCCTGCAGGTGGAGCAGTTGATGGAAGAAAAGCTGATTCGCGTGCGCCGGGTCGACCGGCCAGAGCCGTACATCTACATCGACTGGGGCGAGGCCTTCCGCCGCCAGCACGATGCCGCCCTGCCCGACTGCGCGCGCCCGGCGCTGAGTTTCAACCTGGGCCCGCTGGCCTTGCAGTTCATTCTCGACCAGGGCGGCAGCGGTTACTTCCGCACGCGGGTGGTGCAAGCCTACCTGGACAGCGGAGTGTTCGAGCGGGTACCGCAGGCGCCGGAATTCACCTACCCAACCTTTCTGGTGTACCCGCGCAAACGCGACAGCGACGACCTGCAACAGGCCTTTGCCATCCTTCGTCGGCTGATAGCCGCCGGCAGCAGCGACTGGTCACAACGCTGGGACCCGCTGGCCTGA